The following are encoded in a window of Manduca sexta isolate Smith_Timp_Sample1 chromosome 16, JHU_Msex_v1.0, whole genome shotgun sequence genomic DNA:
- the LOC115453898 gene encoding solute carrier family 35 member F5 — MLILCHNYFRVYSNNKNNKDDVQHFNKRKYAFGVFILLLAVVLWVVSSEMTKYLYIEKNLERPFLVTYVRSSLLFIYLIVLCFSPPTRDPCRPADYTQLLEPTAETDDENYFNDSSNTSLGDSTFVPVRAGETTDSDDAAPRAVRFNKVAEVRVMSAAMASEALLARLSWAASVRASEHAQRRAAAAATRRHLRLAVLFSVPWFISNYLYRLSLLYTSTSSATIYTSTAGAFALSLGAVFAQVPNDRFTFSKCVAVLLTAAGLVVLGVSESHQSNWTAVLAALGSALCYAIHLLLFRRELRKGDGINSPLLVGVVGCVCMVVWWAGGAVLAAAGVERAALPPQRLWPWLLLDAALGPLLFDSLWLWGRSLTSWRTATGMLWCAAPLAAVAEAWRGAAGAGGAAGGWRGAGALLAAALAAAGGAAACLRLPALTLTERLRAADGFSALRNIPDLDEQSEALMSSDEPT; from the exons ATGTTGATCctttgtcataattattttcgCGTATATtccaataacaaaaacaataaagatgATGTTCAACACTTTAATAAAAGGAAATATGCCTTTGGTGTATTCATTTTGTTACTGGCTGTTGTCTTGTGGGTGGTTTCATCTGAGATGACAAAA taTTTGTACATAGAAAAAAATCTGGAGAGACCTTTTCTTGTGACGTACGTGAGAAGTTCGCTGctgtttatttatcttatagttttatgtttttcacCACCAACTCGGGATCCTTGCCGGCCAGCTGATTATACT CAATTATTAGAACCAACTGCAGAAACAGATGATGAGAATTATTTCAACGATTCAAGCAATACCAGCctg GGTGACTCCACATTTGTGCCAGTCCGTGCAGGAGAGACCACAGATAGTGACGATGCGGCGCCCAGGGCTGTTCGATTCAACAAAGTGGCAGAG GTGCGCGTAATGTCGGCGGCAATGGCCAGCGAGGCGCTGTTGGCGCGTTTGTCGTGGGCGGCGTCGGTGCGCGCGTCGGAGCAtgcgcagcgccgcgccgccgccgccgctacAAGACGGCACCTCCGCCTCGCTGTACTCTTCTCCGTTCCT TGGTTCATATCAAACTATCTGTACCGGCTGAGCTTACTATACACGAGCACAAGCTCGGCGACGATCTACACGTCGACGGCGGGCGCGTTCGCTCTGTCGCTCGGCGCGGTGTTCGCGCAGGTGCCCAACGACCGCTTCACCTTCTCCAAATGTGTCGCCGTGCTGCTCACTGCTGCCGGCCTG GTGGTGCTAGGTGTGTCAGAAAGTCACCAAAGCAATTGGACTGCGGTTTTGGCGGCGCTTGGTTCAGCTTTGTGCTACGCGATACATCTGCTGCTATTCCGCAGGGAGCTGAGGAAGGGAGACGGCATAAATTCACCTTTACTCGTCG GCGTGGTGGGGTGCGTGTGCATGGTGGTGTGGTGGGCGGGCGGCGCGGtgctggcggcggcgggcgtGGAGCGCGCGGCGCTGCCCCCGCAGCGGCTGTGGCCGTGGCTGCTGCTCGACGCCGCGCTCGGACCGCTGCTCTTCGACTCGCTCTGGCTGTG GGGCCGGTCGCTGACGTCGTGGCGCACGGCGACGGGCATGCTGTGGTGCGCGGCGCCGCTGGCGGCGGTGGCGGAggcgtggcgcggcgcggcgggcgcgggcggcgcggcgggcggctggcgcggcgcgggcgcgctgctggcggcggcgctggcggcggcgggcggcgcggcggcgtgtCTGCGCCTGCCCGCGCTCACGCTCACCGAACGGCTGCGCGCCGCTGACGGATTCTC AGCGTTAAGAAACATACCCGACCTGGACGAGCAGTCAGAAGCGTTGATGTCGTCGGACGAGCCGACGTAG